The proteins below come from a single Clostridiales bacterium genomic window:
- a CDS encoding putative DNA modification/repair radical SAM protein — protein sequence MELAERVKILSAGAKYDVSCSSSGSDRKNTGNMIGDTAACGICHSFTEDGRCISLLKILMSNDCVFDCQYCVNRRSNDIQRASISPQELCELTMGFYRRNYIEGLFLSSAVFVNPDHTMEILLQTVKTLREVCLFNGYIHLKAIPHADPALIDQASRYVDRMSVNIELPSEQGLKKLAPSKTKESILKPMKQLSDIYLNGQELANHKNLLGVGGNVLISDPVGKPKQKPNHPISAGQTTQLIIGATPDADGTILKLSQALYRLYRLKRVYYSAYMPVGNSKLLPSAPANTKRENRLYQADWLIRFYGFDVDEFISPEVNLNYDLDPKTDWALRNMDKFPIEINNAPYEVLLRVPGIGIKNAWRIVRARKSGRLGLEDLKRMKVVLKRAINFITIDGKFFGIRNYNQLNNYMLQEPNQQLSIFDDQKLSIVTGEF from the coding sequence ATGGAACTTGCGGAGCGTGTCAAAATATTATCAGCGGGCGCTAAATACGATGTAAGCTGTTCGTCCAGCGGAAGCGACAGGAAAAACACGGGAAATATGATTGGGGACACAGCGGCATGCGGGATTTGCCACAGCTTTACGGAGGACGGCAGGTGCATATCGCTGCTGAAAATTTTAATGTCCAATGACTGTGTCTTTGACTGCCAATACTGCGTCAACAGGCGAAGCAATGATATCCAAAGGGCGTCAATTAGCCCGCAAGAGCTGTGCGAATTGACGATGGGGTTTTATAGGCGCAATTACATAGAAGGGCTGTTTTTGTCCTCGGCGGTGTTTGTAAATCCCGATCATACTATGGAGATTTTGTTGCAAACGGTCAAGACGCTGCGGGAGGTCTGTTTGTTTAACGGCTATATCCACCTAAAAGCCATACCGCACGCCGATCCCGCGCTGATAGACCAAGCCTCAAGATATGTTGACAGGATGAGCGTCAATATTGAATTGCCCAGCGAGCAAGGGCTAAAAAAGCTTGCCCCGTCCAAAACCAAAGAGTCAATCCTAAAGCCGATGAAACAATTATCCGATATTTATCTCAACGGGCAAGAATTGGCCAACCATAAAAATTTGCTTGGGGTTGGGGGCAATGTGTTAATAAGCGACCCCGTAGGCAAGCCCAAACAAAAACCAAACCATCCCATTTCGGCTGGACAGACCACTCAATTAATCATAGGCGCGACGCCTGATGCCGATGGGACAATCTTAAAACTGTCCCAAGCGCTGTATCGGCTTTATCGGCTAAAAAGGGTGTATTATTCGGCTTATATGCCTGTGGGCAACTCTAAACTTTTGCCCAGCGCGCCCGCCAATACCAAAAGAGAAAACAGGCTATATCAGGCCGATTGGCTTATAAGGTTTTATGGGTTTGATGTGGACGAGTTTATCTCGCCCGAGGTCAATCTCAATTACGACCTTGATCCCAAAACCGATTGGGCGCTTCGCAATATGGATAAGTTCCCGATAGAGATAAACAACGCGCCTTACGAAGTCTTGCTAAGAGTACCCGGCATAGGCATCAAAAACGCTTGGCGCATAGTCCGCGCGCGTAAATCAGGACGGCTGGGGCTAGAAGATCTAAAAAGAATGAAAGTCGTCTTAAAGCGGGCGATTAATTTTATCACGATAGATGGCAAATTTTTTGGAATACGAAATTATAATCAGCTAAACAACTATATGCTACAAGAGCCCAACCAACAGCTTAGCATTTTTGACGACCAAAAATTAAGCATAGTTACAGGAGAGTTTTAA
- a CDS encoding DNA metabolism protein — protein MIFVYDGSIEGFFTTVFEAYKTGVEPVAIHSSQKDFQTSMLYETVPVKTDFVNAERVVTAIKRISYNALDNIYTAFRHCDADKDLAIFRFIKLLFCKKSAALNMLAHPDMVIFNNLVHSVQKEIHLMKGFVRFRQTDFGVYYAPISPDHDILDALASHFIQRYKGMAFCIHDVARQKMLAYDGVICKIVPASEVEITLSEEELALQSAWQDYYESVNIKERKNLKLQRQFLPRRYRKFMPEFNSDLVFRKNKT, from the coding sequence ATGATTTTTGTTTATGACGGAAGCATTGAAGGGTTTTTCACTACGGTATTTGAAGCGTATAAAACGGGCGTTGAGCCTGTGGCGATCCATTCGTCCCAAAAAGATTTCCAAACCAGCATGCTATATGAAACCGTGCCAGTAAAGACCGATTTTGTAAACGCCGAAAGAGTGGTAACGGCCATAAAGCGCATCAGCTATAACGCTTTGGACAATATTTATACGGCGTTTAGGCATTGCGACGCGGACAAAGACTTGGCGATTTTTAGGTTTATCAAGCTACTGTTTTGTAAAAAAAGCGCGGCTTTGAATATGCTTGCCCATCCCGACATGGTCATATTTAACAACCTTGTCCATTCGGTCCAAAAAGAAATTCACCTAATGAAAGGTTTTGTCAGGTTCAGGCAAACCGATTTTGGTGTGTATTACGCGCCGATTTCGCCCGACCACGATATTTTGGACGCTTTGGCAAGCCATTTTATTCAAAGGTATAAGGGCATGGCTTTTTGCATTCACGATGTGGCGCGCCAGAAAATGCTGGCTTATGACGGCGTAATATGCAAGATCGTGCCCGCGAGCGAAGTTGAAATAACCTTGAGCGAAGAAGAGCTGGCGCTGCAATCGGCTTGGCAAGATTACTACGAGAGCGTAAACATAAAAGAGCGCAAAAACCTAAAACTCCAAAGACAGTTTTTGCCTAGACGCTACCGTAAATTTATGCCCGAGTTTAACAGCGATTTGGTCTTTAGAAAAAATAAAACGTAA